The sequence below is a genomic window from Paenibacillus sp. DCT19.
GGGGGAGCAAAAGGCCATACATATTGGGTGATCCCCGATGGATACATTCCGCCAGATAGTAGTGGTACATTGGAGAGCCATGAGAGCATCTGTGTATTGAACACAGGCACGGAAGATGCTGAACTTCAGCTCACCATTTTTTTCGAGGATCGCGACCCATTGGAGCAGATCGCGGCAACGGTACCTGGGCGCAGAACGAAACACATCCGTACAGCTTCTTTGCAGGCAAATGGTGAGTCTATTCCACTCGGAGTGCCATACGCAATCACTGTATCCAGCAATGTGCCAATCATTGTGCAGTACAGTCGATTGGATACGACGCAGCCTGAATTAGCATTGATGAGTGTTGTTGCTTTTCCGATAGCGTAGATGAATAACGGTGGAACACCGAACATGTTAGCACATCAAAATGATTGCACACCAAAAGGCGAACCAATGACCCTCTACTAAATGTAAGGGCAATGGCTCGCCTTTTATTTTGAAGCATTATATTTATAGGTGCTTGCATTCATAATATCGACATGAACATCCACCTGACCCAACTTGAAATGGGCAATTGGATCGGCTCGTTTGTTGGCGTGTGTAGACCACAAGGGTGGTCATGGCGATATAGGTACTCGACCAGGCCATAGGTATCTATTTTCCTCGCCTGTGCATGTTGAAAGGTATGTCGTATCTCGTTCTGAATTTGCTGCGCTGCCTCTAGTTCCAACATTTGTTTGGATTGATGGTTACTATGGTCTTCAATGATCGTAGCTTTAACGATTGTTTTTAGGTCAAACTGAACCCCGGTTCCACTCTTCTTCGCTCGTATCACAGTTCGTGGATCACGGAGCATGAGGGATAGGCTGGGTAATTTTTGCTTGTCCGAATAGACGTACAGCGGATACTGATAGACTTTGTTGTAGTTTACATATCTTGCTCCTGCGGCATGATTTGCGTCTACTCTTCCTTGATTTTGCCCACCTGTAATAACGTAAAATCCATTCATCTGCACGAGTGGTGGCTTCCGATCCTGATGTGTCCATGTGTGATTCGTATTCGTAACAGAGGGAACCAAAATGGTAGACGCAGGTTCTCGGAATCCATCTAGAAGCTGATGCATGCGAATAGGCTCGAACGCTGAGTATTGTTTATATAGCTTAATCGGTTCGAATAACTCAATTGTCTGTTCAGATTGATTCAGCAGAGCGGAGGAAGAGAGCAGATCCTTCATATCGTCCGCCGTAGCGAAAATCCAAGGGGTATAGCGAAGTTGCCCGGAGTGCATAAGGGTATCGAAGATATCCTCTAGATGCCCATTCAGTGCAGTTTCGGCTAATACGATGGCCTTCACATGGGTCCATAACGTCTGCTGTTGAGAACTGCGGTATAGATCGTTGATCGCCATATTCAGTGTTGCTCCCTCACCTTGGCCGATCCAGATTTGACTCCCTTCCCGAGAGGTAGGACCATCTTGCTTCGCAATGCTCGAAAAATCAATCAGTTGTGCGTAGGCTACATAGTGATCCTTGACGTAATCAATACCCAGCGCAGTGATGAAATTAATGCTCTGGACTTCCTTCGAATCCCAGCATCCAGATAGGGGAATAGCCATAATAATGGCGAACAGCCAGAGCCCTATTTTTCGGATGAGGCATGTCATGCGCTGCACGGAGCACCTCATGAATCTCCCTTCTTTCGGGTGGTATCCTGGGTATGAAGAGCCTTAGGTCGTTGTTTGCGTTTCATTGTAGGTAGCATTGATACGGATTGAGTAAAGTCACCAGGGATATAAGGCGATACAGGAGACAGATACGATACGCCATAACATTCCAGAGACACCAAGTGAACGATTAGAGCGAAGAAACCAACCATGAATCCAAACAGCCCGAGTACAGAAGAGAGAACCAGCATGAAAATGCGGATCTGTGAAGTGGCTCCGCTTAGAACGGGATTCACAAGAATGTAGCTAGAAATGACAGAGATCGCCACGGTTACAATAATGGTGGGGGAGGTAATTCCCGCCCGAATAGCGGCATCCCCGATGATAAGTCCACCAACGACACTAACCGTCTGTCCCAGTGCTCTGGGAAGTCTACGTCCAGCTTCATTGAATAATTCAAACATAAAGATCATTAGGAAGGCTTCGAGTGTGACCGGCATAGGTAGTCCCATTCGAGTGCCTGCAATGGTCGCGAGCAGAGGTAATGGAATTTGTTCCAGATTGAAGCTGGTTAATCCAATATAGAAGGCAGGAAAGAAACAGGCGATTAATAAACCCGCAATGCGAAGAATACGCTCAAAGGTCACGATAAAAAACGGAGTACTCTCGTCTTCGGGTGACTTCAGCTGATTAAATAAGGTAGTAGGTGCAATTGTCGCTACTGGAGAGCCTTCGATGAGAACGGCAAAGCGGCCATTAAGGATGGAATCAACGACATAATCAGGACGTTCAGTGCTATCCGTTAAAGGAAAAATACTTTTGATTCCGCCCATAACGGCTCTTTCCACAAGCGAGGTTCCGAGAACACCATCAATCTCAATCTGATTGAGATTGTGACGAGCTTCGCTTAGAATATCCGGGTTAATAATATCGCCTATATACAACAGTCCCATGGAAGTTTGTGTCCGGGTTCCTTTAACAAATTTCTCGTAACACATGGAATCGCTTTTCAGGCGTTTTCGAATAAGGGCAATGTTGGTGCTGAGCTCCTCGGTAAATCCATCGCGGGGGCCTTTGACCGATGTCTCAATGGCGGATTCTTCTGGGGTACGACCCGGAATGGAGGCGATATCCATGCTATAGGCCTCTTGTCCCTGCCCGAAGAAAAGGACAAGTTGTCCGCTAAATACGAGGCGATTAATATTGGGCACATCCTGTATATCCTGAATGGAGCTCATGGAGAGTTCCAGTTGTGAAGGCAGTGGCATGCCTGCATCGAGTCTAGCCTGTTCTAGTCGAGGAGCAACATATTGATTAATTTGTTTGGTATCTGTTAAGCCCTCACAATATACCAAAATGACAGATAGTCCAGCTGGCTGCCTAGAAGGATAGGATTGAACAACAACGTCTGCACAGGATTTAAACAATTGTTGTAATGAAGCATATAGGGACTCTGGGGATTCGGAGTTAATCGGTGTGTGCTCCATGTTGTTTTCTCCTCTGAGCGCGCGAACTGAACCACGCAGTGAAAGTGGCGACTACAGCAAGGCTGCTCAGGTATAGCACGTTAACCGGGAAAATAACATGTACGAGCAAATATTCGAACGTGATATCATCCAATGGATGTAACATCGTCATGATAAAAACGACAGTGAGCGCGCTAAAGGCAGCTTTTCTTGTATAGGCGTTTTTAATATTCCATATCTCCACCACAATATACATACCGAGGGATATCCGTGTAAAAGAACCAGCGAGCCACTGGTAGATCGAAAAGAAATCCGTTTGGGCAATATATT
It includes:
- a CDS encoding sensory rhodopsin transducer, with the protein product MGTNQTNVTSDHTGHSAGGAKGHTYWVIPDGYIPPDSSGTLESHESICVLNTGTEDAELQLTIFFEDRDPLEQIAATVPGRRTKHIRTASLQANGESIPLGVPYAITVSSNVPIIVQYSRLDTTQPELALMSVVAFPIA
- a CDS encoding Ger(x)C family spore germination protein; the encoded protein is MTCLIRKIGLWLFAIIMAIPLSGCWDSKEVQSINFITALGIDYVKDHYVAYAQLIDFSSIAKQDGPTSREGSQIWIGQGEGATLNMAINDLYRSSQQQTLWTHVKAIVLAETALNGHLEDIFDTLMHSGQLRYTPWIFATADDMKDLLSSSALLNQSEQTIELFEPIKLYKQYSAFEPIRMHQLLDGFREPASTILVPSVTNTNHTWTHQDRKPPLVQMNGFYVITGGQNQGRVDANHAAGARYVNYNKVYQYPLYVYSDKQKLPSLSLMLRDPRTVIRAKKSGTGVQFDLKTIVKATIIEDHSNHQSKQMLELEAAQQIQNEIRHTFQHAQARKIDTYGLVEYLYRHDHPCGLHTPTNEPIQLPISSWVRWMFMSIL
- a CDS encoding spore germination protein; this encodes MEHTPINSESPESLYASLQQLFKSCADVVVQSYPSRQPAGLSVILVYCEGLTDTKQINQYVAPRLEQARLDAGMPLPSQLELSMSSIQDIQDVPNINRLVFSGQLVLFFGQGQEAYSMDIASIPGRTPEESAIETSVKGPRDGFTEELSTNIALIRKRLKSDSMCYEKFVKGTRTQTSMGLLYIGDIINPDILSEARHNLNQIEIDGVLGTSLVERAVMGGIKSIFPLTDSTERPDYVVDSILNGRFAVLIEGSPVATIAPTTLFNQLKSPEDESTPFFIVTFERILRIAGLLIACFFPAFYIGLTSFNLEQIPLPLLATIAGTRMGLPMPVTLEAFLMIFMFELFNEAGRRLPRALGQTVSVVGGLIIGDAAIRAGITSPTIIVTVAISVISSYILVNPVLSGATSQIRIFMLVLSSVLGLFGFMVGFFALIVHLVSLECYGVSYLSPVSPYIPGDFTQSVSMLPTMKRKQRPKALHTQDTTRKKGDS